In the genome of Hymenobacter taeanensis, one region contains:
- a CDS encoding PQQ-dependent sugar dehydrogenase produces MMIKRRFFPLLLAPLALTALALKPAAPPADANLSKIKLPAGFTISYFAQGVKSARELAVGPDGTVYVGTKDDKVFALPDRNKDGRADEVVTIATGLNSPNGVAVRNGALYVAEINRILRYDNIAQRLKQKPRPAVVYDKLPNKDWHGYRYIAFGPDGKLYVPVGAPCNSCLPEQPIYATINRLNPDGTGLETFAYGVRNTVGFDWSPQDKTLWFTDNGRDMLGDNLPADELNRAPKPGMHFGFPYYFAGDVPDPEFGKGKSAATYAKPARKLGPHVAALGMKFYTGKKFPAQYRNQLFIPEHGSWNRTTKLGYRISLVRLDATGKQAQSYETFAEGWLQGKQAWGRPVCLLVLPDGSLLVSDDQNDAVYRISYKG; encoded by the coding sequence GCTGCTGGCTCCGCTGGCCCTCACAGCTTTGGCTCTCAAGCCAGCTGCACCCCCAGCCGATGCTAACCTCAGTAAGATTAAGCTGCCCGCCGGCTTTACCATCAGCTACTTTGCGCAGGGCGTAAAAAGCGCCCGGGAGCTGGCCGTAGGTCCCGATGGTACTGTGTACGTGGGCACCAAAGACGATAAAGTATTCGCCCTGCCCGACCGTAATAAAGATGGGCGGGCCGATGAGGTAGTAACCATTGCCACTGGCCTGAACTCGCCCAATGGAGTGGCTGTGCGCAACGGAGCCCTCTACGTAGCCGAAATCAACCGTATTTTGCGCTACGATAACATTGCCCAGCGCCTGAAGCAAAAGCCCAGGCCGGCCGTAGTCTATGATAAGTTGCCCAATAAAGACTGGCACGGCTACCGCTACATTGCCTTCGGGCCCGATGGTAAGCTGTACGTACCGGTAGGAGCGCCCTGCAACAGTTGCCTGCCTGAACAGCCCATCTACGCCACCATCAACCGCCTAAATCCCGATGGCACCGGGCTGGAAACCTTCGCGTATGGCGTGAGAAATACTGTGGGCTTCGATTGGAGCCCTCAGGACAAAACATTGTGGTTTACCGATAACGGCCGCGACATGCTCGGCGACAATCTGCCGGCCGATGAGCTGAACCGCGCCCCCAAGCCCGGCATGCACTTTGGCTTTCCGTATTACTTCGCCGGCGATGTGCCGGACCCTGAGTTTGGTAAGGGCAAATCAGCGGCTACGTATGCTAAGCCGGCCCGCAAGCTGGGGCCGCACGTGGCCGCACTGGGTATGAAGTTTTATACCGGTAAGAAATTTCCGGCGCAGTACCGCAACCAACTCTTTATTCCTGAGCACGGTTCCTGGAACCGCACCACCAAGCTTGGCTACCGGATTAGCCTGGTGCGCCTGGATGCCACTGGCAAGCAAGCTCAGAGCTACGAAACCTTCGCCGAAGGCTGGCTGCAAGGCAAGCAGGCCTGGGGCCGCCCCGTGTGCCTGCTGGTACTCCCCGATGGCTCCCTGCTCGTTTCCGACGACCAAAACGACGCCGTATACCGCATCAGCTATAAAGGGTAA
- a CDS encoding ATP-dependent zinc protease family protein encodes MKKQREPKRIVGRRELVDFPAFQLWGVEAKVDTGAYTGAIHCSNIRVETQPDGQRYLHVQLLDTSHPDFDGKPMKFAEFSLRDIRSSNGEMQRRYVIQATIRLFGQDYNTEFSLSDRSDMKYPVLIGRVLLRQARVVVDVARLNLSYKSQLAAG; translated from the coding sequence ATGAAAAAGCAGCGTGAGCCAAAACGGATAGTGGGGCGGCGGGAGCTGGTAGATTTTCCGGCCTTTCAGCTGTGGGGAGTAGAAGCTAAAGTGGATACCGGTGCCTACACCGGCGCTATTCACTGTTCCAACATTCGGGTTGAAACCCAGCCGGACGGTCAGCGTTACCTGCACGTGCAACTGCTCGATACCTCCCACCCGGATTTTGATGGCAAGCCCATGAAATTCGCCGAGTTCTCGTTGCGCGACATCCGGAGCTCAAACGGCGAGATGCAAAGACGGTACGTAATTCAGGCTACCATCCGGCTGTTTGGGCAGGATTACAACACTGAGTTCTCGCTTTCTGACCGCTCCGACATGAAGTATCCCGTACTGATTGGGCGGGTATTGCTACGCCAGGCTCGGGTGGTGGTAGACGTGGCCCGGCTCAATCTCTCGTATAAAAGTCAGCTGGCGGCTGGCTAA
- the rimK gene encoding 30S ribosomal protein S6--L-glutamate ligase, producing the protein MKLAILSREPKLYSTTRLVEAATQRGHEAVVLDHLHCNLVLEKGQPGIIYEGKKLEGFDAIIPRIGASVTFYGCAVVRQFEMMKVRTAVESQAIVRSRDKLRSMQILSRAGVGMPKTAFTNYSDEVPAMIQQVGGAPVIIKLLEGTQGLGVVLAESAKAAQSVIEAFHNLKARIIVQEFIAESKGADLRAFVVNGEVVGAMKRQGKEGEFRSNLHRGGSGTLVKLSRAEKAAALLATKALGLGIAGVDMLQSKRGPLVLEVNSSPGLEGIEKSTGLDIAGKIIEYTEQLTQKKKAKPKAVKATNSEALPDTQPD; encoded by the coding sequence ATGAAACTAGCGATTCTCTCGCGTGAGCCGAAGCTATACTCGACGACGCGCCTCGTGGAAGCCGCTACCCAACGCGGCCACGAGGCAGTAGTCTTGGACCATCTGCACTGCAACCTGGTTCTGGAGAAAGGCCAGCCCGGTATCATATATGAAGGCAAGAAGCTCGAAGGCTTTGACGCTATAATTCCTCGCATTGGCGCCTCCGTAACGTTCTACGGCTGCGCCGTAGTGCGGCAGTTTGAGATGATGAAGGTGCGTACGGCCGTAGAAAGCCAGGCCATAGTGCGCAGCCGCGATAAGCTCCGCTCTATGCAGATTTTGAGCCGGGCCGGCGTGGGCATGCCCAAAACCGCCTTCACCAATTACTCCGACGAGGTACCCGCCATGATTCAGCAGGTGGGCGGCGCGCCGGTAATCATCAAGCTCTTGGAGGGCACCCAGGGCCTGGGCGTGGTACTAGCCGAATCGGCTAAGGCTGCGCAGTCTGTTATTGAGGCTTTCCATAACCTGAAGGCCCGCATTATTGTGCAGGAGTTTATTGCGGAGAGCAAGGGTGCCGACTTACGTGCTTTTGTAGTAAACGGCGAAGTAGTAGGTGCCATGAAGCGCCAGGGCAAGGAGGGCGAGTTCCGCTCTAACCTGCACCGGGGCGGTTCTGGTACCTTGGTGAAGCTTTCCCGCGCCGAGAAGGCTGCTGCCCTGCTCGCTACCAAAGCGCTAGGCCTGGGCATTGCGGGCGTAGATATGCTGCAAAGCAAGCGTGGGCCATTGGTGCTAGAGGTTAATTCCTCGCCTGGCCTAGAAGGTATTGAGAAATCTACGGGCCTTGATATTGCTGGCAAAATCATTGAGTACACGGAGCAACTCACCCAAAAGAAGAAAGCCAAGCCGAAGGCTGTGAAAGCCACCAACTCTGAAGCGCTGCCCGACACCCAACCAGACTAA
- a CDS encoding succinylglutamate desuccinylase/aspartoacylase family protein — translation MLTDPTAAPADLLLNNLVIKPGQRVLTRLVISRLPSGTVIDIPVHVFRSTKPGPTVLLLAGMHGDEVNGIETIRRMIRRDLLRPLCGTIIAIPILNIYGFLNFSREVPDGKDVNRSFPGNPRGSLASRVAHRFMREIMPLIDYGIDFHTGGAARANIPQVRCLLHQDEETDALAAAFAAPFTLHAPLRPGSLRETAMQEGRRIIVYETGESLRLDEPGIELAIAGTFRVLHHLGMVAAAAPPAAAGVVCMRSTWLRARYAGLFRSDVHLGDYIEKGQVYGSVADPYGEHSVRLESPVAGYIIGLNHMPVVNQGDALVHVGRTDLSPSRADLAAPYEEKPNTPLEIDDTDEDVV, via the coding sequence TTGCTTACTGACCCCACCGCTGCCCCCGCTGATTTACTGCTCAATAATTTAGTTATTAAGCCAGGGCAACGGGTCTTAACTCGGCTGGTGATTTCCCGGTTGCCATCGGGTACGGTGATTGATATTCCGGTGCACGTATTTCGCTCCACAAAGCCTGGCCCCACGGTGTTGCTGCTGGCGGGCATGCACGGCGATGAAGTAAATGGCATTGAAACCATCCGGCGCATGATCCGCCGCGATTTGCTCCGGCCTCTGTGCGGCACCATTATCGCTATTCCTATTCTTAACATTTATGGCTTTCTGAACTTCTCGAGGGAGGTGCCCGATGGCAAAGATGTAAACCGCTCGTTCCCGGGTAACCCGCGCGGTTCGCTGGCCAGCCGCGTAGCTCACCGCTTTATGCGTGAAATCATGCCCCTGATTGATTACGGCATTGATTTTCATACGGGAGGCGCGGCGCGGGCCAACATTCCGCAGGTGCGCTGCCTGCTACATCAGGATGAGGAAACCGACGCCCTGGCGGCAGCTTTTGCGGCCCCTTTTACGTTGCACGCCCCGTTACGCCCCGGCTCCCTGCGCGAAACCGCCATGCAGGAAGGGCGCCGCATCATTGTGTATGAAACGGGGGAGTCGTTGCGCTTAGATGAGCCCGGAATTGAGCTGGCCATTGCGGGTACCTTTCGGGTGCTGCACCACTTGGGTATGGTGGCCGCCGCTGCCCCACCTGCCGCTGCCGGGGTGGTATGTATGCGCTCTACCTGGCTGCGGGCCCGGTACGCGGGCCTTTTCCGCAGCGACGTGCACCTGGGCGACTACATTGAGAAAGGCCAGGTATACGGTTCGGTGGCCGACCCCTACGGGGAACACTCCGTGCGGTTAGAGTCGCCGGTGGCGGGGTACATTATTGGCCTGAACCATATGCCCGTGGTAAATCAAGGCGATGCCCTCGTGCACGTGGGCCGAACGGACCTCTCCCCAAGTCGAGCCGACCTGGCAGCCCCCTACGAGGAAAAGCCCAACACTCCATTAGAGATAGATGATACCGACGAGGACGTGGTATAA
- a CDS encoding OmpH family outer membrane protein, with protein MKNSLQLVLNAILFLAVAVLFYLHFANKPAAAPARQPVAAVKTDDTTAAAVVTEEPAALTAVADTDKVAYVESGKLLDGYQGMKDARRSFEAKAKRWEAQNQTLVQGFQSAVQKYQQQAAGMTAEQRANTEQQLQGRQAQVAQEQEKLQRQAQEEEAKMTQQVLERINKQVEVYGKQNGYRLILIAAPSGTIAYGRKDLDITTPVLKHLNAEYSSKKK; from the coding sequence ATGAAAAACTCGCTTCAACTAGTACTTAACGCGATACTGTTTCTGGCAGTCGCCGTTTTATTTTACCTGCACTTTGCCAACAAGCCGGCGGCTGCCCCTGCCCGCCAGCCGGTAGCCGCTGTAAAAACGGATGATACTACGGCGGCTGCCGTTGTAACGGAAGAGCCCGCTGCCCTCACTGCCGTAGCCGACACCGACAAAGTGGCCTACGTAGAGTCAGGGAAACTGCTGGATGGTTACCAAGGCATGAAAGATGCCCGCCGCAGCTTTGAAGCCAAGGCTAAACGCTGGGAGGCTCAGAACCAAACGCTGGTACAGGGCTTCCAGAGTGCCGTGCAGAAATACCAGCAGCAGGCCGCTGGCATGACTGCCGAGCAGCGCGCCAACACGGAACAGCAGCTGCAGGGCCGCCAGGCGCAGGTAGCACAGGAGCAGGAAAAGCTGCAGCGCCAGGCACAGGAGGAAGAAGCCAAGATGACCCAGCAAGTGCTGGAGCGCATCAATAAGCAAGTAGAAGTATATGGCAAGCAGAACGGCTACCGCCTCATTCTGATTGCGGCCCCCAGCGGTACCATTGCCTACGGCCGCAAAGACCTGGACATAACTACCCCCGTACTCAAGCACCTGAATGCTGAGTACAGCAGCAAGAAGAAGTAA
- a CDS encoding NAD-dependent epimerase/dehydratase family protein: MQKTALIAGASGLVGSQLLPLLLASDRYSRVIAVGRRPLPLVHPKLEQRIFDLEQLEQHRLQLIADDVYCCLGTTLRQAGSREAFYKVDFLYVVKLAALTAGNFAAQFLLISAMGADASSRFYYNRVKGEMEDTVREAPFRAIHIFRPSLLLGQRLEKRLGEQIGSVLLRALRPLLVGPLRAYRAIGADTVARAMLHAAEDEGGGIRVHSSEAIAKAGSQ; encoded by the coding sequence ATGCAGAAAACCGCACTTATTGCTGGCGCAAGTGGCCTGGTAGGCAGTCAGCTGCTCCCCTTGCTTTTGGCGTCTGACCGTTACTCGCGGGTAATTGCTGTTGGTCGCCGCCCCTTGCCGCTGGTACATCCCAAGCTAGAACAGCGCATCTTTGATCTGGAGCAACTGGAGCAACACCGGCTGCAGCTCATTGCCGATGACGTGTACTGCTGCCTGGGCACTACATTGCGGCAGGCGGGCAGTAGAGAGGCTTTTTACAAGGTTGATTTCTTATACGTGGTGAAGCTGGCGGCCCTCACGGCAGGTAATTTTGCCGCGCAGTTTTTGCTTATCTCTGCCATGGGGGCCGATGCCAGCTCGCGGTTTTACTATAACCGGGTGAAAGGCGAAATGGAGGACACCGTGCGTGAGGCTCCCTTCCGGGCCATTCATATTTTCCGGCCCTCCCTGCTCCTGGGCCAGCGCCTCGAAAAACGGCTGGGCGAGCAAATTGGGAGCGTTTTACTACGGGCGCTCCGCCCCCTGCTGGTGGGCCCCTTGCGTGCCTACCGCGCTATCGGGGCCGATACGGTGGCCCGGGCCATGCTGCACGCCGCCGAAGATGAGGGCGGCGGCATACGGGTTCATTCCTCTGAGGCTATTGCAAAAGCAGGCAGCCAATAA
- a CDS encoding CvfB family protein has product MNLGDFNELEVAREVDFGMYLTSDDGDLLIPRKYIPEGTQIGDVLRVFVYRDSEDRLIATTLEPYARVGQFATLTVRDVTSTGAFLDWGLEKDLLLPYSNLRRNLRPGERATVFVYLDDTSDRIVASAKWEWFLSDAPYPGKEGDTADLFVAEETDLGYKVIVDGTHQGLLYHNEVFKPLRLGDVHTGYVRHIRPDGKLDLSLQRLGYDEALAAADTLLEALRQAGGTLPLGDKSEPEDIYRRLGMSKKVFKKALGTLYKRGEVQLEPEQTRLVAGK; this is encoded by the coding sequence ATGAATCTTGGTGATTTCAACGAACTGGAAGTAGCCCGCGAGGTCGACTTCGGCATGTACCTTACTTCTGACGACGGCGACCTGCTGATACCGCGCAAGTATATTCCGGAGGGCACCCAGATTGGCGACGTGCTGCGCGTATTTGTGTACCGCGACTCCGAAGACCGCCTTATTGCCACCACCCTGGAGCCGTACGCCCGCGTAGGCCAGTTCGCAACGCTCACCGTTCGAGACGTAACCTCCACCGGTGCTTTCCTCGACTGGGGTCTGGAAAAGGACTTGCTGCTGCCCTACAGCAACCTGCGCCGTAACCTGCGCCCCGGTGAGCGTGCCACGGTGTTTGTGTACCTCGATGATACCTCCGACCGCATTGTGGCCTCTGCCAAATGGGAATGGTTTCTGAGCGATGCTCCCTACCCCGGGAAAGAAGGCGATACCGCCGACCTGTTTGTAGCCGAGGAAACTGATTTAGGCTACAAAGTTATTGTGGATGGCACCCACCAGGGCCTACTCTACCACAATGAAGTGTTTAAACCCCTGCGCCTCGGCGACGTGCACACCGGCTACGTCCGCCACATCCGCCCCGATGGCAAGCTCGACCTGAGCCTGCAGCGCCTCGGCTACGATGAGGCCCTGGCCGCCGCCGACACCCTACTGGAAGCTCTGCGCCAGGCTGGGGGCACTCTTCCCCTGGGAGATAAAAGCGAACCGGAAGACATTTACCGCCGCTTAGGCATGAGCAAAAAAGTATTTAAGAAGGCCCTTGGCACCCTGTATAAGCGCGGAGAAGTGCAGCTAGAGCCCGAGCAGACGCGACTAGTGGCCGGAAAGTAA